Proteins found in one Salvia splendens isolate huo1 chromosome 10, SspV2, whole genome shotgun sequence genomic segment:
- the LOC121753231 gene encoding DNA replication licensing factor MCM5-like gives MSGWDEGGVYYSDQAQFPHGGGDQADTANRHQALQKFKEFIRNFQHKSQPNVFPYREALLSNPKFLLVDLADLISYDPDQILPQLLRQNPADYLPLFENAAAEVLAGLRARVQGDTGEMEEPVPGEVQVLLKSEQDPVSMRSLGAQYISKLVKISGIVIAASRTKAKATYVTLLCKNCKNVKLVPCRPGLGGAIVPRSCDHAPQAGEEPCPIDPWLVVPDKSKYVDQQTLKLQENPEDVPTGELPRNMLLSVDRHLVQTIVPGTRLTIMGIYSVFQAANSSASHKGAVAVRQPYIRVVGLEETSEANSRGPTNFTRDEIEEFKKFASESNAYEEICSKIAPSIFGHADVKKAVACLLFGGSRKTLPDGVRLRGDINVLLLGDPSTAKSQFLKFVEKTAPIAVYTSGKGSSAAGLTASVIRDNSTREFYLEGGAMVLADGGVVCIDEFDKMRSEDRVAIHEAMEQQTISIAKAGITTVLNSRTSVLAAANPPSGRYDDLKTAQDNIDLQTTILSRFDLIFIVKDIRMYAQDKNIASHIIKIHASADGTTSDTRTIKEDNWLKRYINYCRTECRPRLSESAASRLQESYVKIRQDMRKQANETGEATVIPITVRQLEAIVRLSEALAKMTLSHVANDNHVLEAIRLFNNSTMDAARSGLNQHINLTPEMANEIKQAETQIKRRMGIGSHISERRLIDELSRMGLNESIVRRALLIMHQREEVEYKRERRVIVRKA, from the exons atgtCTGGTTGGGACGAGGGTGGAGTATACTACAGCGATCAAGCGCAATTTCCCCATGGCGGCGGCGACCAGGCGGACACCGCCAACCGCCACCAAGCGCTCCAGAAATTCAAGGAATTCATAAGAAATTTCCAGCACAAGAGCCAGCCCAACGTCTTCCCATACAGAGAGGCCCTCTTGTCCAACCCCAAATTCCTGCTTGTCGATCTCGCCGACCTCATCTCCTACGATCCCGACCAAATCCTTCCCCAATTGCTTCGACAGAATCCCGCCGACTATCTCCCACTG TTTGAAAATGCAGCAGCAGAGGTTCTGGCAGGTCTCAGAGCTAGGGTTCAAGGAGATACTGGAGAAATGGAGGAGCCGGTGCCAGGGGAAGTTCAAGTGCTCTTGAAGTCAGAACAGGATCCTGTATCAATGCGATCGTTGGGG GCACAGTATATTTCAAAACTAGTAAAGATTTCTGGGATTGTTATAGCTGCCTCAAGGACTAAGGCAAAGGCTACATATGTGACACTATTATGTAAGAATTGCAAGAATGTGAAGCTTGTTCCATGTCGTCCAGGGCTTGGTGGAGCAATTGTCCCGCGGTCTTGTGATCATGCCCCTCAG GCTGGAGAAGAGCCATGCCCAATTGATCCTTGGCTCGTGGTTCCTGATAAAAGCAAGTATGTAGATCAACAGACGCTAAAGTTGCAGGAGAATCCTGAG GATGTCCCCACTGGAGAATTACCAAGGAACATGCTTCTATCTGTAGATCGCCATCTTGTGCAAACAATTGTTCCTGGAACAAGACTAACGATCATGGGGATATACAGTGTCTTTCAAGCTGCCAACTCATCAGCTTC TCATAAAGGAGCAGTAGCAGTTAGGCAGCCCTATATTCGTGTTGTTGGATTAGAGGAAACTTCTGAGGCTAATTCTCGAGGGCCTACCAACTTCACCAGAGATGAG ATTGAAGAATTCAAAAAATTTGCATCAGAATCTAATGCATATGAAGAAATATGCTCCAAGATTGCCCCGTCAATATTTGGCCATGCAGACGTGAAAAAGGCAGTTGCCTGCCTTTTGTTTGGAggttcaagaaag ACTTTGCCTGATGGTGTAAGATTAAGAGGTGATATTAATGTGCTGCTCTTAGGAGATCCATCCACAGCCAAGTCACAG TTTCTCAAGTTTGTTGAGAAGACTGCTCCAATAGCTGTTTATACTTCTGGAAAAGGCTCATCTGCTGCTGGTCTGACTGCTTCTGTAATTCGAGATAATAGCACA AGGGAGTTTTATCTAGAAGGAGGTGCCATGGTCCTAGCAGATGGAGGAGTTGTTTGCATAGATGAATTTGATAAAATGAGATCAGAAGACAG GGTTGCTATTCATGAAGCTATGGAACAGCAAACTATATCCATTGCTAAAGCAGGAATAACAACAGTACTCAACTCAAGGACCTCTGTGCTTGCTGCGGCCAATCCTCCGTCTGGGCGTTACGATGACCTTAAA ACTGCTCAAGACAACATTGATTTGCAGACAACAATTCTATCaagatttgatttaatttttattgttaAAGATATCAGAATGTATGCACAGGACAAG AATATTGccagccacatcatcaaaattcATGCATCAGCTGATGGAACCACTAGCGACACAAGGACTATCAAAGAAGACAACTGGCTGAAAAG GTATATAAACTATTGTCGGACTGAATGCCGTCCTCGCCTTTCAGAGTCTGCAGCATCCAGATTGCAGGAGAGCTACGTAAAAATCAGACAG GATATGAGAAAGCAAGCAAATGAAACTGGTGAGGCTACTGTGATACCAATTACAGTAAGGCAGTTGGAGGCTATAGTGAGGTTAAGTGAAGCACTTGCAAAAATGACTCT GTCTCACGTTGCGAATGATAACCACGTCCTAGAAGCCATCAGGCTATTCAACAACTCTACAATGGATGCTGCACGTTCTGGGTTAAATCAACATATAAACCTTACTCCTGAGATGGCAAATGAGATAAAG CAAGCGGAAACCCAGATCAAGAGACGGATGGGGATTGGAAGCCATATTTCAGAGAGGCGGCTCATCGACGAGCTTTCTAGAATGGGATTGAATGAATCCATT GTTAGAAGAGCGTTACTGATTATGCATCAAAGAGAAGAAGTGGAATACAAACGAGAAAGACGAGTAATTGTCAGAAAAGCTTGA
- the LOC121750365 gene encoding putative thiamine biosynthesis oxidoreductase ThiO isoform X1 has protein sequence MGAQNQGILSFNWKWRKTTVISTPITSLYVRCSSTVSPRPLRYAVLGAGFAGLSVAWNLLRHGSKDSHLSVDIYDEAGVGGGASGIAGGLLHPYSPKVHRFAVKLLWHGAECWEESLSLLNIAEQALLNLVNQGKGEIVEDGDSVIVRRRGILRPAVNIKSMNIMSENAQNYLANCRLELIHEDAAQKLVPNLSLPLGVAFYMPEALNVDSQRYLTGLYLACENLANGVSTLGDMNKELNFYQKSIPSLLELSGDYDAVIICFGARAAFLPELSGKLPLRACRGIIAKLQLPDDMREEYPQHSPSILSDAWLAVHGARHMDLGSTWDWESRNYSRGVTADEASEAVKLLLPKACSVYPAIKKWDVTGTVGGLRGMPPVTANGSLPLLGCIDKYIDRSRSCKYWLFTGLGARGLLYHGWLGKLLVRAVLSCNEDLLPLELTSWKHKMHQ, from the exons ATGGGAGCGCAAAACCAAGGTATTTTGTCCTTCAATTGGAAATGGCGGAAAACAACAGTAATTTCAACACCCATCACTTCATTGTATGTGCGTTGCTCTTCGACTGTATCCCCACGACCCCTCAG ATACGCAGTTCTTGGCGCTGGCTTTGCTGGCTTATCCGTGGCTTGGAATTTGCttcga CATGGTTCCAAGGACTCCCATCTTTCTGTTGATATTTATGATGAAGCTGGCGTTGGCGGAGGTGCATCTGGGATTGCTGGTGGGCTTCTTCATCCATACTCGCCTAAAG TTCACCGTTTTGCAGTCAAGCTTCTTTGGCACGGTGCAGAGTGCTGGGAAGAAAGTTTGAGTCTCTTAAATATTGCTGAACAAGCACTTCTTAATCTAGTAAATCAGGGAAAAGGTGAAATTGTGGAAGATGGCGACTCTGTTATAGTTAGGAGAAG GGGGATCTTGAGGCCAGCTGTCAATATAAAGAGCATGAATATAATGTCAGAG AATGCTCAGAACTATCTTGCCAATTGCAGACTAGAACTCATCCATGAGGATGCTGCTCAAAAGCTTGTCCCAAATTTATCGCTACCACTGGGCGTGGCGTTTTACATGCCTGAAGCTCTGAATGTTGACTCTCAACGTTACCTCACG GGTCTTTACCTAGCATGTGAAAATCTCGCTAATGGTGTGTCAACCTTGGGCGATATGAACAAAGAATTAAATTTTTACCAGAAATCCATCCCATCTCTGCTCGAACTTTCTG GGGACTACGATGCAGTGATTATCTGCTTTGGAGCCCGGGCAGCATTTCTTCCGGAGCTTTCTGGAAAACTGCCTCTGAGAGCCTGTAGAGGCATCATTGCTAAGCTGCAACTTCCTGATGATATGAG GGAAGAGTATCCACAGCACAGTCCCTCAATTCTGTCAGATGCCTGGCTTGCTGTCCATGGAGCTCGACACATGGATTTGGGATCGACATGGGACTGGGAATCAAGGAATTACTCGAGGGGTGTTACAGCTGATGAAGCTTCTGAGGCAGTTAAATTGCTTCTCCCAAAAGCATGTTCGGTGTATCCAGCCATAAAAAAGTGGGACGTAACTGGAACTGTTGGAGGGCTGAGGGGGATGCCACCTGTCACTGCCAACGGATCACTTCCTCTTCTGGGTTGCATAGATAAGTACATTGATAGAAGCCGTTCCTGCAAATACTGGTTGTTTACTGGCCTTGGAGCGAGGGGTCTGCTCTACCATGGTTGGCTTGGAAAACTGTTGGTTCGAGCCGTGCTTTCCTGCAACGAGGATTTGCTTCCTTTGGAGTTAACCTCATGGAAGCACAAAATGCACCAATAA
- the LOC121750365 gene encoding putative thiamine biosynthesis oxidoreductase ThiO isoform X2 — protein sequence MGAQNQGILSFNWKWRKTTVISTPITSLYVRCSSTVSPRPLRYAVLGAGFAGLSVAWNLLRHGSKDSHLSVDIYDEAGVGGGASGIAGGLLHPYSPKVKLLWHGAECWEESLSLLNIAEQALLNLVNQGKGEIVEDGDSVIVRRRGILRPAVNIKSMNIMSENAQNYLANCRLELIHEDAAQKLVPNLSLPLGVAFYMPEALNVDSQRYLTGLYLACENLANGVSTLGDMNKELNFYQKSIPSLLELSGDYDAVIICFGARAAFLPELSGKLPLRACRGIIAKLQLPDDMREEYPQHSPSILSDAWLAVHGARHMDLGSTWDWESRNYSRGVTADEASEAVKLLLPKACSVYPAIKKWDVTGTVGGLRGMPPVTANGSLPLLGCIDKYIDRSRSCKYWLFTGLGARGLLYHGWLGKLLVRAVLSCNEDLLPLELTSWKHKMHQ from the exons ATGGGAGCGCAAAACCAAGGTATTTTGTCCTTCAATTGGAAATGGCGGAAAACAACAGTAATTTCAACACCCATCACTTCATTGTATGTGCGTTGCTCTTCGACTGTATCCCCACGACCCCTCAG ATACGCAGTTCTTGGCGCTGGCTTTGCTGGCTTATCCGTGGCTTGGAATTTGCttcga CATGGTTCCAAGGACTCCCATCTTTCTGTTGATATTTATGATGAAGCTGGCGTTGGCGGAGGTGCATCTGGGATTGCTGGTGGGCTTCTTCATCCATACTCGCCTAAAG TCAAGCTTCTTTGGCACGGTGCAGAGTGCTGGGAAGAAAGTTTGAGTCTCTTAAATATTGCTGAACAAGCACTTCTTAATCTAGTAAATCAGGGAAAAGGTGAAATTGTGGAAGATGGCGACTCTGTTATAGTTAGGAGAAG GGGGATCTTGAGGCCAGCTGTCAATATAAAGAGCATGAATATAATGTCAGAG AATGCTCAGAACTATCTTGCCAATTGCAGACTAGAACTCATCCATGAGGATGCTGCTCAAAAGCTTGTCCCAAATTTATCGCTACCACTGGGCGTGGCGTTTTACATGCCTGAAGCTCTGAATGTTGACTCTCAACGTTACCTCACG GGTCTTTACCTAGCATGTGAAAATCTCGCTAATGGTGTGTCAACCTTGGGCGATATGAACAAAGAATTAAATTTTTACCAGAAATCCATCCCATCTCTGCTCGAACTTTCTG GGGACTACGATGCAGTGATTATCTGCTTTGGAGCCCGGGCAGCATTTCTTCCGGAGCTTTCTGGAAAACTGCCTCTGAGAGCCTGTAGAGGCATCATTGCTAAGCTGCAACTTCCTGATGATATGAG GGAAGAGTATCCACAGCACAGTCCCTCAATTCTGTCAGATGCCTGGCTTGCTGTCCATGGAGCTCGACACATGGATTTGGGATCGACATGGGACTGGGAATCAAGGAATTACTCGAGGGGTGTTACAGCTGATGAAGCTTCTGAGGCAGTTAAATTGCTTCTCCCAAAAGCATGTTCGGTGTATCCAGCCATAAAAAAGTGGGACGTAACTGGAACTGTTGGAGGGCTGAGGGGGATGCCACCTGTCACTGCCAACGGATCACTTCCTCTTCTGGGTTGCATAGATAAGTACATTGATAGAAGCCGTTCCTGCAAATACTGGTTGTTTACTGGCCTTGGAGCGAGGGGTCTGCTCTACCATGGTTGGCTTGGAAAACTGTTGGTTCGAGCCGTGCTTTCCTGCAACGAGGATTTGCTTCCTTTGGAGTTAACCTCATGGAAGCACAAAATGCACCAATAA